Part of the Neisseria brasiliensis genome is shown below.
GTGCCGAGCAGCAATAGGGGCGTAGTGTATTTACACTTATTTTCATGTTTATATTGATTTCAATTACTTATCATTTTAATTTCATCAAGTTTGAACGATGACTACGCCAGCGCAAAAAGAGCAGACAAAAAAAACCATTCATACCAAGGGAGAAGTATGAATGGCCAATACATTGCGGGAAAACGTCTTACTTGCTGCACTGCCCAAAAGGGATAAAAGAGCAGTGTGTGTCAGCACGAATAATTTTACTATTCTGAGTGTTAAATACTGTTAAGAAGTGAAATTATTTTAATAAATTGTCTAATTTAAGCGAATATTAAAGTTAGATAAAAGACTTTATTGATTCTGGCGTATCCAAGCTAGCCATTTATTGAACACATTTGGCTCAAGCGCGGCGATGACCGAGCGTTTGAATACATGCTCGCCACTCCAAAACGCATCACCTTCTAAAGTATCCAAGCAGCCGCCTGCTTCTTCAAAAATCAGCGCACCGGCAGCATAATCCCACAATTTCTGCCCGCCGTGCACATACACATCATAGCGGCCGCAAGCCAGATAGCACCAATCCATCGTGCTGCAGCCCATGCTGCGGCTGGCGCCAACTGGGGAGAGCGTGCTCATGCGGCTGGTGAGTTTGCCCGAGCGCAGGTATTTGATTTCCACACCGGCAATCGATTCTTTTAAGTTTTTTTCTACCAAGCGCAAGGGCAAACGAGTGCCGTTTAAAAATGCACCGTTGCCGCGTTCGGCATAAAAGCATTCTCCGCTAACCGGATTATAAATCACGCCCAATTGCGCGCGCCCGTTTTGAATATAGGCCACGGAAATGGCAAAATGCGGCAGGCCGTTGATGAAATTATTGGTGCCGTCGATGGGATCGACCACCCACAAGCCGCTTTCCGAGTGCGCCTTCCACAAACGGATTTGCTCTTGAGTGGTCATTTCTTCGCCCATCATCGGGCAATCAATGATGAGTGGTAAGCCTGCAGCAAATGCGGTTTGCGCTGCCAAATCGGCTTCGCTGAGCATGGAGCCGTCAACTTTTCGGCTGGCCGGCGTGTTGAGAAAACGAGGCATCACTTCCGTTTGCGCGACGTGACGAACCAGTTTTTGCAATCGGTGTAACAATTTTTGTCCTTAAATAGCAGAGGTCGCTTAAAATAGCGGTACCGCGTTGGCCAAGTGACCCATGCCGGTATCGCGTTTGCCCGAATGCAGCTTGGCCACTTCGGTCTGTTTGACACATTATATACGTTAATAATCCTGAAAACTATGCCCCGTTTTTATCTTACCGATTCGATTGCTTCAGGCCAAATCCTTGACCTGCCTGATAATATTGTGCGCCATCTGAATGTGTTGCGCTTGAAACATGAAGAAGAGATTGTTTTATTTAACGGCAACGGTTATGCTTATCCTGCCCGCTTGCTTGATTTGGAAAAGCGCCGCGCCCGCGCCGAAGTCTTGCGTGAAGAACATACCGACAACGAATCGCCGCTCAATATTACCTTAATCCAATCCGTTTCCAGCGGCGAGCGCATGGATTTTACCCTGCAAAAAAGCGTGGAATTGGGTGTAAGCGAGATTCAACCTGTGATTAGCGAACGCACCACCGTGCGCCTACAAGGTGAGCGCGCCGATAAAAAAGTTGAGCGCTGGCAGGAAATCGTGATTTCCGCCTGCGAGCAAAGCGGCCGCAATATTGTGCCAAAAGTGTTACCACTGATTTCTTATCGTCAGGCTTTACAGCAGATGCCGTCTGAAAAAACCAAATTATTATTAAGCTTAAACCGCGCGCAAAAGCTAAACCAAATCCAACCCTCTTCAGACGGCCTGATTTTTATGGTCGGCCCTGAGGGCGGCTGGAGCGCTGCCGAAGAAGAGCAAGCCTTTGCCGCCGGTTTTCAATCCGTTACCCTAGGTCCACGCGTGTTGCGTACCGAAACCGCTTCTCTAGCGGCCATTGCAGCCATGCAGACGCTGTGGGGGGATTTTGTGTAGGTGAGAATTAATAGAAAAGGCCGTCTGAAACTCATGGTTTCAGACGGCCTTTAGTTTTAATCATTAAAACCTTATTCGCTCAATAAAGCAATATCGGCCACGGCATTCATTTGTTCGGCCAATTGGTTCAGCAGATTTAAGCGGTTTTGTTTGATAGCGGCATCGTCGGCCATCACCATCACGCCGTCGAAGAAGGCATCGACTTGCGGTTTGATGGCGGCTAATTCGGTTAAGGCCGTCTGAAAATCGCCTTGGGCAACAGCGGCGGCAATTTTCGGTTGCAAATCGCGTGCAGCGGCAAACAAGGCTTTTTCTTCGTCTTGCTGCAACAGGCTTTCGTTGACGGCGCCCAGTTCGGCATCGGCTTTTTTCAGCAGATTTTGTACGCGTTTGTTGGCGGCGGCCAGCGCGGCAGCTTCCGGCAGCGCTTTAAACGCGGCCACCGCTTGCAGCTTGGCTTCCACATCGTTCAGGCGGCTTGGATTTTTCGCCAATACGGCAGCCACGATGTCTTGCGGGTAGTCGTTTTGCAACAATACCGCCAAACGCGCCTGCATAAATTCGGCCACTTCAGACGGCGTGTCGGCATTGAGCAAACCTTGCGGGAATACGGCAAAGGCCGTCTGAACCAGCTCGTTCACGTCCAAATCGTTTTGCATCACCATGCGCAAAATACCTAAAGCCGAGCGGCGCAGGGCGTAAGGGTCTTTGTCGCCGGTCGGAATCAGGCCGATGCCCCAAATGCCAACTAAAGTTTCCAGCTTGTTGGCTAATGCGGCGGCAGTAGCGACTTTGCCTTCCGGCAACGCATCGCCGGCAAAACGCGGCTGGTAGTGTTGCTCGATGGCGTTGGCGATTTCTTCG
Proteins encoded:
- a CDS encoding 16S rRNA (uracil(1498)-N(3))-methyltransferase, with amino-acid sequence MPRFYLTDSIASGQILDLPDNIVRHLNVLRLKHEEEIVLFNGNGYAYPARLLDLEKRRARAEVLREEHTDNESPLNITLIQSVSSGERMDFTLQKSVELGVSEIQPVISERTTVRLQGERADKKVERWQEIVISACEQSGRNIVPKVLPLISYRQALQQMPSEKTKLLLSLNRAQKLNQIQPSSDGLIFMVGPEGGWSAAEEEQAFAAGFQSVTLGPRVLRTETASLAAIAAMQTLWGDFV
- a CDS encoding inositol monophosphatase family protein — translated: MLHRLQKLVRHVAQTEVMPRFLNTPASRKVDGSMLSEADLAAQTAFAAGLPLIIDCPMMGEEMTTQEQIRLWKAHSESGLWVVDPIDGTNNFINGLPHFAISVAYIQNGRAQLGVIYNPVSGECFYAERGNGAFLNGTRLPLRLVEKNLKESIAGVEIKYLRSGKLTSRMSTLSPVGASRSMGCSTMDWCYLACGRYDVYVHGGQKLWDYAAGALIFEEAGGCLDTLEGDAFWSGEHVFKRSVIAALEPNVFNKWLAWIRQNQ